In Halanaeroarchaeum sp. HSR-CO, one DNA window encodes the following:
- a CDS encoding FAD-binding and (Fe-S)-binding domain-containing protein yields the protein MATGRTGTTADGHESHAAGGNETESYPGLAAALEDGVSGAVRFDEYTQILYATDGSIYQSRPAGVVYPRDEADVRAVHRIAARHDVPIVPRGAGSSLAGQTVGKGAIVLDLSRHMDSILAVDAEEQRVTVEPGVVLADLNGRLEQEGLKYAPDPASENRATIGGIIGNNSTGAHSVRYGITQDYVESVRAILVDGSTIEAREVVLDSDEWTHLSTGDSLEAALYRTVREVVESNEAAIEDRYPDLKRVVSGYNLDAVVYTNEDDERCINLATLFVGAEGSLGTVVAATLDLVSRPERTALALYAFDDLLAAMRAVPVALEYDVSAVELMDETLFDMAADSNEFDRYVEPIPDGTTAALMVEFDDELVSDFEAAIERVDDRLLERGAAFDRIVALEPAEQAALWKLRKAAIPLLMSLPGDPKPYPFIEDATVPPAELATYVAEFQDVLAEHGTSAAYFAHAGAGTLHIRPILNLKAEAGVETMRAISQDVTDLVREHHGSFSGEHGDGLARTEFNPKMYGPALWEGFKAIKSAADPDWRMNPGVVVFRDDDPADMREDLRYGPAYESIEPATVQSFEAEGGFDHLVELCNGCGTCRQTNQDVMCPTYRATEEEIQSTRGRANLLRAAISGELPADELYTEQFSSEVLDVCLGCKGCTSDCPTGVDLAKLKVEVKHEYHERNGITVRERLFGNIETVSRIGSLTAPVSNWVTEIPGARSVLESTLGIAAERSLPEFTRDTLERWDEGRSAPPTDADAERQVCLVPDPTTNYVDPGPGKAAIEVLEAAGCQVELAPNAGDTGRAAYSNGLLDRASEQARDTVETLTPKVAAGWDVVYVEPSDAVMVQDEYADLLPDHDDVSALRTNTYGIMEYVDAFDLDDAIEWDAPDISLTYHGHCHQKSVGTDHHAARVLERVGYAVDELDSSCCGMAGTFGYEADHYELSTTVGDIVFQQVEESQGERVTTPGASCRTQFGDSDVVEESPPHPVEELAAALP from the coding sequence ATGGCCACGGGAAGGACTGGCACGACTGCCGACGGTCACGAGAGCCACGCCGCGGGTGGGAACGAGACAGAGAGCTATCCCGGACTCGCTGCTGCACTCGAGGATGGGGTCAGCGGCGCCGTCCGCTTCGACGAGTACACACAGATCCTGTACGCGACCGACGGAAGTATCTACCAGTCACGGCCGGCAGGGGTGGTCTATCCACGGGACGAAGCCGACGTCCGTGCGGTCCATCGGATCGCCGCCAGACACGACGTGCCCATCGTCCCGAGGGGTGCGGGGTCGTCGCTGGCGGGACAGACGGTCGGAAAAGGCGCGATAGTGCTCGATCTGAGCCGGCATATGGATTCGATACTGGCCGTCGATGCCGAGGAACAGCGCGTCACCGTCGAACCGGGCGTCGTCCTGGCCGACCTCAACGGGCGCCTCGAGCAGGAGGGACTGAAGTACGCACCTGATCCAGCCTCCGAGAACCGGGCCACGATCGGTGGCATCATCGGTAACAACTCCACGGGCGCCCACTCGGTCCGGTACGGGATCACTCAAGACTACGTGGAATCGGTCCGGGCGATTCTCGTGGACGGGTCGACCATCGAGGCGCGCGAAGTCGTCCTGGACAGCGACGAATGGACCCACCTCTCGACTGGCGACTCGCTCGAGGCGGCCCTCTACCGAACGGTTCGGGAGGTGGTCGAGTCGAACGAAGCGGCAATCGAAGACCGGTATCCGGACCTCAAACGCGTCGTCTCGGGGTACAACCTCGACGCGGTCGTCTACACCAACGAGGACGACGAGCGCTGTATCAACCTCGCGACCCTCTTCGTGGGGGCCGAGGGGAGTCTCGGGACGGTCGTCGCCGCGACGCTCGACCTGGTTTCGAGACCCGAGCGGACCGCCCTCGCCCTCTACGCCTTCGACGACCTGCTCGCCGCGATGCGGGCGGTCCCGGTCGCCCTGGAGTACGACGTGAGCGCGGTCGAACTGATGGACGAGACGTTGTTCGACATGGCCGCCGATTCGAACGAGTTCGATCGATACGTGGAACCGATCCCGGACGGCACCACCGCTGCCCTCATGGTCGAATTCGACGACGAACTGGTCTCGGACTTCGAGGCGGCCATCGAACGGGTCGACGATAGACTGCTCGAGCGGGGAGCGGCCTTCGATCGCATCGTGGCCCTCGAACCCGCAGAACAGGCTGCGCTCTGGAAGCTCAGGAAGGCAGCCATCCCCCTGTTGATGAGCCTCCCGGGCGATCCGAAGCCGTACCCCTTCATCGAGGACGCCACCGTCCCGCCGGCAGAGCTGGCGACGTACGTCGCCGAGTTCCAGGACGTCCTCGCAGAGCACGGGACGAGCGCGGCCTACTTCGCCCACGCTGGCGCCGGAACCCTCCACATCCGCCCGATACTGAACCTCAAGGCGGAAGCGGGCGTGGAGACGATGCGCGCCATCAGCCAGGACGTCACCGACCTGGTCCGGGAGCATCACGGGTCGTTCTCCGGCGAACACGGCGATGGGCTCGCTCGGACGGAGTTCAACCCGAAGATGTACGGCCCGGCGCTCTGGGAAGGGTTCAAGGCCATCAAGTCGGCCGCCGACCCCGACTGGCGCATGAACCCGGGGGTCGTCGTGTTCAGGGACGACGACCCGGCGGACATGCGCGAGGACCTCCGATACGGCCCGGCATACGAGTCCATCGAACCAGCGACCGTCCAGTCCTTCGAAGCTGAGGGGGGCTTCGACCACTTGGTCGAACTCTGCAACGGCTGTGGGACCTGCCGACAGACGAACCAGGACGTGATGTGTCCCACCTACCGGGCGACCGAGGAAGAGATACAGTCGACGCGGGGGCGCGCGAACCTGCTCCGGGCCGCAATCAGTGGCGAGTTGCCAGCCGACGAACTGTACACGGAGCAATTCTCGTCGGAAGTCCTCGACGTGTGTCTGGGCTGTAAGGGCTGCACGTCGGATTGCCCGACCGGCGTCGACCTGGCGAAACTGAAGGTGGAGGTGAAACACGAATACCACGAGCGAAACGGCATCACGGTTCGCGAGCGACTCTTCGGCAACATCGAGACCGTCTCCCGGATCGGATCGCTGACCGCCCCGGTCAGCAACTGGGTGACGGAGATACCGGGAGCCAGAAGCGTTCTCGAGTCGACCCTCGGTATCGCGGCGGAACGGTCCCTCCCGGAGTTCACGAGGGACACCCTGGAGCGCTGGGACGAGGGGCGGTCCGCACCGCCCACGGATGCCGATGCCGAGCGGCAGGTGTGCCTCGTTCCAGACCCGACGACGAACTACGTGGACCCGGGGCCAGGAAAGGCAGCAATCGAGGTCCTCGAGGCGGCCGGTTGTCAGGTCGAACTCGCCCCGAACGCAGGGGACACCGGCCGGGCGGCGTACTCGAACGGCCTCCTCGACCGGGCGAGCGAGCAGGCCCGCGACACCGTCGAGACGCTGACGCCGAAGGTGGCGGCGGGATGGGACGTGGTCTACGTCGAGCCTTCCGATGCGGTCATGGTGCAAGACGAGTACGCCGACCTGCTCCCCGACCACGACGACGTCTCCGCACTGCGGACGAACACTTACGGGATCATGGAGTACGTCGACGCGTTCGACCTCGACGATGCCATCGAGTGGGACGCCCCGGACATCTCGCTCACCTACCACGGCCACTGCCACCAGAAGAGCGTCGGCACCGACCACCACGCGGCCCGCGTGCTGGAGCGAGTGGGCTATGCGGTCGACGAACTCGACTCGAGTTGCTGCGGGATGGCGGGTACGTTCGGCTACGAGGCAGACCACTACGAGTTGAGCACTACCGTCGGTGACATCGTCTTCCAGCAGGTCGAGGAAAGCCAGGGCGAGCGCGTGACGACGCCGGGTGCCTCGTGTCGAACCCAGTTCGGGGATAGCGACGTCGTCGAGGAGTCGCCACCGCATCCCGTCGAGGAACTGGCGGCCGCGCTCCCCTGA
- a CDS encoding FAD-binding and (Fe-S)-binding domain-containing protein, whose protein sequence is MASQFGDVPEPHLDTRADYDHVGGETADPDLAAAIDERIDGDVQFDEYSRQLFATDASIYEKKPIGVARPKTTADVAAIVSYCNERDIPVLPRGGGTSLAGQTVNEAVVLDFKRFMDGFVDFDPEAKTASAQPGITIAGLNAELESEGLKYAPDPAWGDKSVLGGCIGNNSTGAHSLKYDKADGYVESITAVLADGTVTEFGWMDLDELSAAADPDGDLEAQIYDAVETIIEEDAEEVHERYPDLKRNVSGYNLDVIVEDAEERGEINMGRLLAGSEGTLAVITEATVSLEPIPETTAVAMLTYDDVLDAMRDVAPILEHDPSAVEVMDDVFLEMARETPEFSDVVAMLPDGTDSTLLVEFYAESEAEGQQKVADLIADRVPDAESTVEPSDGAASITDADRNAVDVMEAYDEDRKADFWKMRKAGLPILLSNTGDDKHWPYIEDTAIPAENLAEYVAEFQEMLDELDTFASYYAHAGPGVLHIRPLLNLKTQEGVDTMLEIADDVTDLVMKYDGSVSGEHGDGRARTQWNRKFYGEHLWETFRDLKETFDPNWILNPGQVSGDEAGISDMTQDLRYDPDYDFEVPFEPELNWNNENGFQGMTELCHGCAGCTGYTDTTGGVMCPTYRAADEEITSTRGRANMLRSAMNGELPDEIVSEEFVSEVLDLCISCKGCKVDCPSGVDMAKLKAEVVNEYHNRHGSSLRDKLFKNVDSLASLASTFAPLANNATKIPGSRTLLEKTIGIAEERSLPKFTRNTLEGWWESRGGAQVPESAAERKAIVFADTYTNYSRVDVGKATIRVLEAAGVHVELSEKTDSGRPAYSKSFIDAARETARENVHTLTPRVRRGWDVVFVEPSDAVMAQSDYLDLLEGSDVHELAENAYGVTEYVNVFDLDENVDWDAPEKTLTYHGHCHQKGTNKDHHAAEVMERVGYEVDELDSGCCGMAGSFGYEAEHHSMSKAVGQEVFDLVEESDGDEVCAPGASCRTQFEDSDVADGQPPHPAEELEAALP, encoded by the coding sequence ATGGCATCTCAGTTCGGCGACGTGCCCGAGCCGCACCTCGACACGCGAGCCGATTACGATCACGTAGGCGGAGAGACGGCCGATCCCGACCTCGCGGCCGCCATCGACGAGCGGATCGACGGGGACGTGCAGTTCGACGAGTACTCACGACAGCTATTCGCGACGGACGCGAGCATCTACGAGAAGAAGCCGATCGGCGTCGCCCGACCCAAGACGACGGCGGACGTGGCGGCGATCGTCTCGTACTGCAACGAACGCGACATCCCCGTCCTGCCGCGGGGCGGCGGGACGAGCCTAGCGGGTCAGACCGTCAACGAGGCCGTCGTTCTCGATTTCAAGCGATTCATGGACGGCTTCGTCGACTTCGACCCCGAAGCGAAAACGGCGTCGGCCCAGCCCGGAATCACCATCGCCGGACTCAACGCCGAACTCGAATCGGAAGGGCTCAAGTACGCTCCCGACCCCGCCTGGGGCGATAAATCCGTCCTCGGTGGCTGTATCGGCAACAACTCGACCGGCGCGCACTCGTTGAAATACGACAAGGCCGACGGGTATGTCGAATCGATAACGGCGGTCCTGGCCGACGGGACCGTCACCGAATTCGGCTGGATGGACCTCGACGAGCTCTCGGCGGCCGCCGATCCCGACGGTGACCTCGAGGCGCAGATCTACGACGCCGTCGAGACGATCATCGAGGAGGACGCCGAGGAGGTTCACGAGCGCTATCCCGATCTCAAGCGGAACGTCTCCGGGTACAACCTGGACGTCATCGTCGAGGACGCGGAGGAACGCGGCGAAATCAACATGGGCCGACTGCTCGCCGGCAGCGAGGGGACGCTGGCGGTCATCACCGAGGCGACGGTCTCCCTGGAACCGATCCCGGAGACCACTGCGGTCGCGATGCTCACCTACGACGACGTGCTCGACGCGATGCGCGACGTCGCCCCCATCCTGGAACACGACCCCTCGGCCGTCGAGGTCATGGACGACGTCTTCCTCGAGATGGCCCGAGAGACACCAGAGTTCTCGGACGTCGTCGCGATGCTGCCCGACGGGACCGATTCGACGTTGCTGGTGGAGTTCTACGCCGAATCCGAAGCCGAGGGCCAACAGAAGGTCGCCGATCTTATCGCCGATCGGGTCCCTGACGCGGAGTCAACCGTCGAACCCAGCGACGGGGCTGCGAGCATCACGGACGCCGACCGGAACGCCGTCGACGTCATGGAAGCCTACGACGAGGATCGCAAGGCGGACTTCTGGAAGATGCGCAAGGCCGGCCTGCCGATCCTGCTGTCGAACACCGGCGACGACAAACACTGGCCGTACATCGAGGACACCGCCATCCCCGCGGAGAACCTCGCCGAGTACGTCGCGGAGTTCCAGGAGATGCTGGACGAACTCGACACCTTCGCCTCGTACTACGCCCATGCCGGCCCAGGGGTCCTCCACATCCGGCCGCTGTTGAACCTCAAGACCCAGGAGGGCGTCGACACGATGCTCGAGATCGCCGACGACGTCACCGATCTCGTGATGAAATACGACGGGTCTGTCTCCGGGGAACACGGCGACGGCCGCGCGCGCACCCAGTGGAACCGCAAGTTCTACGGGGAGCACCTCTGGGAGACCTTCCGCGATCTCAAGGAGACCTTCGACCCGAACTGGATCCTCAACCCCGGCCAGGTCAGCGGCGACGAAGCCGGCATCTCGGATATGACCCAGGACCTCCGGTACGATCCGGACTACGACTTCGAGGTCCCCTTCGAGCCGGAACTCAACTGGAACAACGAGAACGGGTTCCAGGGCATGACGGAGCTCTGTCACGGCTGTGCCGGCTGTACCGGATACACCGACACGACCGGCGGCGTGATGTGTCCGACCTATCGGGCTGCAGATGAGGAGATCACGAGCACCCGCGGCCGGGCGAACATGCTCCGGTCGGCGATGAACGGCGAACTCCCCGACGAGATCGTCTCCGAAGAGTTCGTCTCCGAGGTACTTGACCTGTGTATCTCCTGTAAGGGCTGCAAGGTCGACTGCCCGAGCGGGGTCGACATGGCCAAACTCAAAGCCGAGGTGGTCAACGAGTACCACAACCGCCACGGCTCGAGCCTGCGCGATAAGCTCTTCAAGAACGTCGATTCGCTCGCCAGTCTGGCCTCGACGTTCGCGCCACTGGCCAACAACGCGACGAAGATCCCCGGTTCCCGGACCCTCCTCGAGAAGACCATCGGCATCGCCGAGGAGCGGTCGCTGCCGAAGTTCACCCGGAATACCCTCGAAGGGTGGTGGGAGAGCCGCGGCGGCGCGCAGGTCCCCGAGTCGGCTGCCGAGCGGAAGGCCATCGTCTTCGCCGACACCTACACGAACTACAGCCGCGTCGACGTGGGCAAGGCGACCATCCGCGTGCTCGAGGCGGCGGGCGTGCACGTGGAACTGTCCGAGAAGACCGACAGCGGCCGGCCGGCCTATTCGAAGTCCTTCATCGACGCCGCCCGCGAGACCGCACGAGAGAACGTCCACACCCTCACCCCACGAGTGCGCAGGGGCTGGGACGTCGTGTTCGTCGAGCCGTCAGACGCGGTCATGGCCCAGTCGGACTACCTGGACCTCCTCGAGGGGTCGGACGTCCACGAGCTCGCCGAGAACGCCTACGGTGTCACGGAGTACGTGAACGTCTTCGATCTCGACGAGAACGTCGACTGGGACGCACCCGAGAAGACCCTGACCTATCACGGCCACTGCCACCAGAAGGGCACGAACAAGGACCACCACGCCGCGGAGGTCATGGAACGAGTCGGCTACGAGGTCGACGAACTCGACTCCGGGTGCTGTGGGATGGCCGGATCCTTCGGCTACGAGGCCGAACACCACTCCATGAGCAAGGCCGTCGGCCAGGAGGTCTTCGATCTCGTCGAGGAAAGCGACGGCGACGAAGTGTGCGCTCCCGGCGCCTCCTGTCGCACCCAGTTCGAGGACAGTGACGTGGCGGACGGGCAGCCACCACACCCCGCCGAGGAACTCGAAGCCGCGCTTCCCTGA
- a CDS encoding L-lactate permease, translated as MAYSVASLAIAGAIPIAAAFALMVGLRWSAVRAMGVGWVLATVLGFGIWQMEPTWWAASAIFGGLQAINITLIVFGAILLMNYLDGSGAISTIRWHFTQIEGDRRVQLLLIGLGFETIIEGAAGFGTPGALAAPLFIGLGFPPLGAAVFGLFFNAPNPPFGAAGTPVIGGIGAVVTDGMLPGEMTVSAFEVLSGAWTGLITGLTFVFWGFLGVVLLVYWFGSEDERSIGAALRTSLPIAPFAFTLGIVAGVVQWGVAWFLGPALPDIAAGFVVLGVGMVMANQDILIPSGTWDFPDSSKWNDTWRGGLDLDEIAGDKPSKEMSVLMAWTPYLLVGLLLLVTRWPTLIIDGQQIVSIVSSYSFGFNVLGYEDLGWSIRYLYLPGTFPFLPIAILTGFLHGMDTDGMVTAWKDSVEQTIPAALTLIVAVSMTQVMIQSQVNTADLIGMMDALSQALAAIAGGLLPMVAPWIGALGSFMTGSNTSSNILFSVLQFNAAGDVGLSQTIMVALQNTGGGLGNMISVLNLAAIGGVAGIAGREGDMLRKTIVPTTIFALWAGFLGMIFVYVLPNAPF; from the coding sequence ATGGCGTATAGTGTCGCGTCGCTCGCGATCGCGGGGGCGATCCCGATCGCTGCCGCGTTCGCACTGATGGTCGGGCTTCGCTGGTCTGCCGTCAGGGCGATGGGGGTCGGTTGGGTACTGGCAACCGTCCTCGGCTTCGGGATCTGGCAGATGGAGCCGACATGGTGGGCTGCTTCGGCCATCTTCGGTGGGCTCCAGGCGATCAACATCACGCTCATCGTCTTCGGCGCCATTCTCCTGATGAACTACCTCGACGGAAGTGGCGCCATTTCCACGATCAGGTGGCACTTCACCCAGATAGAGGGCGACCGGCGCGTGCAGTTGCTCCTCATCGGTCTCGGGTTCGAGACCATCATCGAGGGGGCGGCCGGCTTCGGCACCCCAGGTGCGCTCGCCGCACCGCTGTTCATCGGCCTCGGTTTCCCGCCGCTGGGTGCGGCGGTTTTCGGACTCTTCTTCAACGCGCCGAACCCGCCGTTCGGGGCGGCCGGAACGCCGGTCATCGGCGGTATCGGTGCCGTCGTGACCGACGGCATGCTGCCTGGTGAGATGACGGTTTCCGCCTTCGAGGTGCTTTCGGGCGCCTGGACCGGGCTCATTACCGGACTCACGTTCGTTTTCTGGGGCTTCCTCGGCGTCGTCCTGCTCGTCTACTGGTTCGGTAGCGAAGACGAGCGGTCGATCGGAGCGGCCCTCCGTACCTCGCTCCCCATCGCCCCCTTCGCCTTCACTCTCGGTATCGTCGCCGGCGTCGTTCAGTGGGGCGTCGCCTGGTTCCTCGGGCCGGCCCTGCCCGACATCGCGGCCGGGTTCGTCGTCCTCGGCGTCGGGATGGTCATGGCGAATCAGGACATTTTGATTCCCTCCGGGACCTGGGACTTCCCCGACAGCTCGAAGTGGAACGATACCTGGCGTGGCGGACTGGATCTCGACGAGATCGCGGGCGACAAGCCGAGCAAGGAGATGTCCGTGCTGATGGCGTGGACGCCGTACCTGCTCGTCGGGCTCTTGCTGTTGGTCACTCGCTGGCCGACGCTGATCATCGACGGTCAGCAGATCGTCAGCATCGTCAGTTCGTACTCGTTCGGCTTCAACGTCCTCGGTTACGAGGACCTCGGCTGGTCGATCCGCTACCTCTACCTGCCAGGCACCTTCCCCTTCCTGCCCATCGCCATCCTGACCGGATTCCTCCACGGCATGGACACCGACGGCATGGTCACCGCCTGGAAGGATTCCGTCGAACAGACCATCCCTGCGGCACTGACCCTCATCGTGGCCGTTTCGATGACCCAGGTCATGATCCAGTCGCAGGTCAACACGGCCGACCTCATCGGAATGATGGACGCCCTCTCACAGGCCCTCGCCGCCATCGCCGGTGGCCTGCTTCCGATGGTCGCCCCGTGGATCGGTGCCCTCGGGTCGTTCATGACCGGGTCGAACACCTCGTCGAACATCCTGTTCAGCGTACTGCAGTTCAACGCTGCGGGTGACGTCGGTCTCTCCCAGACGATCATGGTCGCCCTGCAGAACACCGGTGGCGGCCTCGGGAACATGATCTCCGTGCTCAACCTCGCCGCGATCGGTGGGGTCGCCGGCATCGCCGGCCGCGAAGGTGACATGCTCCGCAAGACGATCGTTCCGACCACCATCTTCGCGCTGTGGGCCGGCTTCCTCGGAATGATTTTCGTCTACGTGTTGCCCAACGCGCCGTTCTAG
- a CDS encoding helix-turn-helix domain-containing protein, translating to MASGDRERNQHGQFADRMPPERVLSVFEQRDDRARPLTANDLIDALDCSRRTAHDKLNELVEEGILETRKIGARCRVWWIPIGGGSRGSESTSSDQEEVQRPLAVEQRVRDMELPGSGPRLLDRQAAILAAYDYLRAHPSAKKSDFLEDVYPDHPAGFSTAEGWWNVIQPALKELPQVDPPKERGHIWHFLGG from the coding sequence ATGGCCTCCGGCGACCGCGAGCGCAACCAGCACGGGCAATTCGCCGATCGGATGCCTCCGGAGAGGGTCCTCTCGGTCTTCGAACAGCGAGATGATCGGGCGCGTCCCCTCACTGCGAACGACCTGATCGACGCACTGGACTGTTCCCGGCGGACGGCCCACGACAAACTCAACGAACTCGTCGAAGAGGGAATCCTCGAAACGCGAAAGATCGGGGCCCGCTGTCGAGTCTGGTGGATCCCGATCGGCGGGGGGTCGAGGGGGTCGGAGTCCACGAGTTCCGATCAGGAGGAGGTCCAGCGACCCCTCGCGGTGGAACAGCGGGTTCGCGACATGGAACTCCCGGGCAGCGGTCCTCGACTGCTGGACCGTCAGGCCGCCATCCTAGCTGCCTACGACTATCTCCGGGCTCACCCATCGGCGAAGAAATCCGACTTTCTCGAAGACGTCTATCCGGATCACCCGGCGGGCTTCTCGACCGCCGAGGGCTGGTGGAACGTCATCCAGCCGGCGCTCAAGGAACTACCCCAGGTCGATCCGCCGAAAGAACGCGGCCACATCTGGCACTTCCTGGGCGGGTGA